One Natrinema longum genomic window, CCACGAGCGTTTGTCCGGTGCCCAAGGCAGCGATGAAGACGTGATTGAGCACTGCCCCGACGCCGCCGACGGAAGCGCCAGCCGCGCCCATCTCGAGGTAGCGGCGTTTCGACGCGAGGAGTCCGATAGTGAAGGCGGCGGCGAACATGCCGATCAGACGGCCGGCGAACGGCAGCACGGTCGCCCCGGCCAGCAAGCTGGCACTGAGTACGAGCACGAGCGCGAGGTACCCCTTCGGCGAAAAATAGCCGCCAAGCGAGAACCGTGACGGAAGCGTGGGGAGCCACGAGCGCGACGAGCCAGCGTCGGCCTCGCGGTCGGATTCGGGCTGTCGTTCGCGCTCGAGGTCCCGTCCACGATCGAACCCGCCGGCTGACTCCCGGCGTCCATCACCGCCGGCTGCGCCGGGGGATGTCTCCGCGGACTCGTGGGATGCGTCGCCGACGTCTGCGCCCGACTCCGAGAGCAGGCGGTCCGTCTCCTCGAGGAGATCGTCGGTGCCAGGAGCGTCCTGACTCCGGGTTACCTCGTCCGAGCGGTCGCTCATATGTCAACTGAAGCGGGGCTGCACCATGGGCCTTTCCCCACGACAGCGATCGGATAGCCGACGGGTTCCGCGTCGCGGTGACGGGACCCCGGGCCGGACCATCGTGGTCGACTCTCTCGAGGTCGCGACTGTGTCCGTCGGTCGCCGGCCAAAAACGCGGTTCCAGAAGCGCCGTTTCCTTACCGGACCGAGTCGAGCAGGAGTTTCTGTTCGACGCGTTTGACCTCGTGTTGGACGTCGCGGACCGCGTCGATGTTCGCGGAGATGGAGCTGATACCCTCGTTGACGAGGAACTGGACCATTTCCGGTTTGGAGCCGGCCTGGCCACAGATACTCGTATCGACGCCGCGTTCGCGGCAGGTTTCGATGACGTCGCCGAGGAGTCGCAACACGGCCGGGTGGAGTTCGTCGAACCGGTCGGCGACGTGCTCGTTGTTGCGATCGACCGCGAGCGTGTACTGGGTCAGATCGTTGGTGCCAAAGGAAGCGAAGTCGATACCGGCG contains:
- a CDS encoding DUF456 domain-containing protein, which translates into the protein MSDRSDEVTRSQDAPGTDDLLEETDRLLSESGADVGDASHESAETSPGAAGGDGRRESAGGFDRGRDLERERQPESDREADAGSSRSWLPTLPSRFSLGGYFSPKGYLALVLVLSASLLAGATVLPFAGRLIGMFAAAFTIGLLASKRRYLEMGAAGASVGGVGAVLNHVFIAALGTGQTLVAVGATVGLLASVVGYYFGRDLRNGLSRDVD